From Daucus carota subsp. sativus chromosome 6, DH1 v3.0, whole genome shotgun sequence:
CTCTAATTCTCCGTAAAGATCGCTACTTTCTTATTTATTCAATTGTTACTCAATTTCCGACCTTGTCTACGGTAAAAAGGTAGATGCTGGTTTTAACAGGTAAATATATTGTTGGTAAGGGCATAGTTTTAGGATTTTTTGGTGGAATCTTGTTAAACTTGCCTGTAAGTTGGGTGGTGTTATTAGTTTCTTGTATTTACCTTTCTTCAGGTCTCTTTACTTGAGTTCTGTGGCTGATAAAAGATGGCGATCAATGTGTGTTTCTGATCTAGAGCAATTACTCACTGGTTGTACACAATTGGAAGTAAGAATTTAGCACTAGTAAGGATATAGCACTGCCTGAACTAGCTTTTTATGTTCAACAGTCGGAACTAGGACATATTTTGGTCAaattatgtgttttatgttgATTAGGGTGACTTAAAGCTGGGTTCAACCACCATTTCGAATTAATGAGCTCAAGTGTTCAAATTAAGTTAGATTTGTTGAAATTAGTAGTTAGGTCTATgggtttttttccttttctaaaACAAGTCTTCTTGGTCTGGTGTTAATATCATTGTTCCATACACTTTGGAAAgttattatcaattttaatgCATTAATTGTAATTGTCACACTCTTTATTATATTGTCGTGTACTTTCCAGTATATGTCTTTGTAATTTAAAGATCAGCTTCTgtgcaaaataaaatatacttgCACATTAAAGAATCAAGCTTTAACCGTTATTGTTGACGCAATTAATAATTCCTCTGTCTTTTTTAAATTCGCggcttgactttttggcacacatttatAAGTCTTCTGATCGcatagttaaatttaatattcttaGATTTTTCTTTCTGTAAATAATAGTACCCAactattatagtatatataaaacaatatcgtaaaaacaataattttagaTATGCAGTCGAATAACTTAGacgtgtgtgccaaaaagtaaaaCGACCTATGTAAAAAAATAGATGGAGTATAACAGGTTACTAGATCCAAAGTACGCAAGCATTTGGCAGTCTGCAAAAGAGTGCAGCTTAACAACAAGCTCTAGActagctactccctccgtccctttgagTTATATACGTTTCGGACGGAGGGCTAGGCACACATTTCAAGCTTCTTGTGTAATATAGTTTTACTCCCTCTGTcgctctcatttctttacacttttttttgcattgcttgacatgcattttaaggcgcatatataACAAGTTCTATAATTagttttacactttttttttgcattgcttgacacgcattttaaagcGCATATATAACAAGTTccataattagttttaatttttttttttgttataaatttaaacattaaacttttattcagaagaaaaaaaggttcaaaataatttatcaagcTACATTTTATGgagtattaaaatgcgtgccaagccCTCGTCCCCCGTGTAAACAACTGAGGGGGATGAAGGGAgtagaaattatttttaaaaaaaatcttctgaataaaagtttagtgtTTAAATGTTTATTcagaaacaataaaattttaaaataagttgtagaattatattttatagaagccTTAAAGTGCAGGTCAAGCAATGTAAAAAAACTGTATAGATTTGAGTggggagggagtactatttttcCCTTCTTTTTATGCTGTATTATATATTCCCACTGCATTTGTTTTGGGCTTATGGGGAAAGGGAATGAAGATTCAAACTTATGAcctttgcatttttttttttataaattatataggtGGCACATGTTTCTTCATTCACCCATTTTATTATGCATCATTTTCTTGTGTGCAACCTCTGCTTGCTAccatttgtttctttttctggaTGTATTATACATCTCCACTacagtagtttttttttttgggttttttggggggggggggggggggggtatacAAACTTATGACCTTTGCATGATTATTTCATTCACCTATTCTACTATGCAACATTCTTTGTTATCCAATCTCTGGTGCCTTGTCTCTATTCTAATTTATGTGTGGACTTGTTCTATATAGTGGGGTCTTTACAAGTTTCCATATCCGTAACTTGTGTGTCCCATATAAAGTCTGTATAGCAGTTCTGTTGCTATCTAGTGCCTTTGACAATTAGCATTTCATTTAGCGTCCCCAGACGTCCCTAATTATTTTGAGTTTTCTAACCCTGGCTTTTTATTTGTAGACTTTGAGCTTGATGTTTGATGTCTCTATATTTCTTCGTCCCAATTTTGCTCGTGTCTGGCCTTTGGCTTCTGCTAAAATTACCTGCCTTGAGATTGGTTATATTTCATCGGTAATGGTTACTGAATTGCTTAGCCCAATTTTAGGGCCCCAACAATCACCAAGTCATATGCAGTGTTCCATTTTACCAAATATTCACAAGTTGTGGCTTGCAGTAGACTATATTACTGACACTATGATTGGTACAATATCTAAAAGCCTCGTCTCGTTGACCCATCTGGACCTTCGGGATGCGCCAATAATAGAACCATCTGTTACTATAGACCTAACTAACTCTGGTTTACAGTTGATAAATCCACATGGAAAACTTAAACACCTTTCTCTAATCAGAAGCCAGGAGTTTGTCGCAACCTATTTTAAGCGTGTTAATGATCTGGGGATTCTTCTCATGGCTGATAGATGTGAAAGTATGGAAAGTATATGTCTTGGTGGATTTTGTCGGGTTACTGATACAGGTTTTAAAACCATCTTGCATTCTTGCACTAGCTTGTACAAGTTCAAGGTGACCTATGGGAGCCAGTTAACTGATCTGGTATTTCATGATATTGATGCAACTTCTTTGGCTCTGACTCATGTTAGCTTAAGATGGTGCAATCTTTTGACGAATCTTTCATTTGTTCGATTGGCGTCAAACAGGAATCTCAGTGTTTTGGACTTGAGAGATTGTAGGAACCTTGGGGATTCTTCTCTTAAAGCGATCGGTACACTTCATAAGTTGAAGACATTACTTTTGGATGGATCTGATATAAGTTGTGTGGGACTCTCGTACTTAAAAGAAAGTGTTATGCATTCGATTGTTTCGCTGTCTGTTAGAGGATGCAAGAGGCTTACGGACAAATGCATCTCGATTCTCTTTGATGGATCTTCTAGTAGAGAACTAAGAGAACTGGACTTGTCCAATCTTCCCAACCTTTCCGATGCAACTGTACTGCTACTTGCAAAAAGTCGTGTTCAGTTGGTGGAACTTCGAATGAGACAGTGTCCGCTCATAGGTGACACTTCCGTTATGGCATTAGCATCAATGCAGGCTGATGATGACACCTGGCGTGGAAGTAGTTTGCAATTGCTTGACCTATTTAATTGTGGAGGTATCACCCCTATTTCATTCCGGTGGTTAAAGAAACCTTATTTCCCTAGGTTGAGATGGTTAGGTGTGACGGGGCTTGTGAACAGGGAGCTTGTGGATGCTTTAGCTCGAAGTAGACCATTTCTACGTGTTTCATATTGTGGTGAAGAGCTGGGGACAAACCAGTGGGACAACTCAAATGATATGTACATGCATGATTATGAGGAAGTTGATGAACTTGAACAGTGGCTGCTTGATGATGATAACGAGATTGCTGATGAAGAAATGGTAGATGCTGCAGATGATGTTGAGGCTTAATTTCCCAAGTATTGTATTTTTCATCTTCTTTTACTAAATTATGTGGTTGCTTGTTTAATAGAATTGTGTGCTTTGTTGTAAAACTACACAGTGACTAGTCTATTCTTATTAATATGTGTACGTGTAGGTAAATTTACAATAATCAGTGACTTATGTATGATATCCTTGGCTTGTAAATTGTTTACGGTGCATGAAACCTTCATATCTGGGTGGTGTTTTTTATTGTTGAActagaaatataataattttatgggTGTACTCCTTTTGTTTTGTTGTCTTGTAATTCTCTAAGAACTTTAAAAGGCTGATGCCTTGCCCATGTTAAAAACACAAGTGGATTCGAAGGCCCCTTTGTTATGTGGAGAGCTTGGAAAGTGGTTACGGATATTCATATATTCCTATCAATGTCATTGGTTGCAGGATAACAACCATTCTGCCACAATATTCTCATTGTTATACTTGCCATGGTTTAAACAATAACCTAACTGAGTTTCTGATCAAACCGAGCTTTGAAACATTTCAGGTCATGTGTCAGCCCTTACAAATTTGATTCCTGTAGTACTAAATCCTTCATATCTGGTCAAAAGAGCTTGAGACTTCATATTCTCAAGAAAAAACTAGGTACAGCTAGAGatgtataattttcttaatatatatgcATTCAGGCAAGTCAAGTAGCTGATTATCTATCTCGTAATGAATACTTTTCATAAATGAGTATAGTAAAACTGCTTTTAACTTTTCAATTCCTGCTTGGATCTAAGTTTACACTTCTATTTGTGGGTGATGAAGAATATAGTGAAGTCCAGATTCTTCGGATCCCTTTGTACATGCATATTTGCACTTGCATTTATAATCTCAGGTGGTGTACTAGATTGTCTATTGTAATGGAGTTCAAGTTCTTCAAGTCTTTCGATAGTTGTGTAATTCATGTATATACAGGTGAGTTATTTTAAAAGTAGTCAAGGAGCATCCTCTATATTCTGTTTGCAGTTTGAGTTGCATATGTAAAGAAATATTCTCTTGTTACCATGGCGTGTTCATTCAGCCAGTTGTTCATTTCAGTCATGGTGAGAAAGTTAAACTATCTATTACCTAAAGGAAACTAGAATTATGCAGATTCTATACTTTGTGTTCCACTCTCATTGGGCCTGGCTTGTTCTGGAATTGGATTCTAAAGCTAACATTATGCTTTCCTCATCCCTTACTCAAAGAAAACCAATAATATCCCATTTCATTCTTATCTGCTTGTGAATCTCAAGCAAGATGTGGAGACAGATCTCTGTTGAAAAGGCAAAGTGAAACACAACAGCCTTATATATTCTCCATCAATCATGTATTTATAAATAAGCACCTTCATTTCATTTTTTCAGGAAGATTCAGAGCTTATATTATACAATATGAAGATTGACAAGGAGCTTTACCATCCAACTCATCCACAACACAAAGGGCTGAAGCTCGAATACACTGTCACTCCCTTCCACTGTGATGGCTGCAAAGAAGCTGGAATCGGCCTCAAATACACGTGCCACTGGTGTGACTTCGACTTGCACAAAGCATGCGCAGTTGCAGCACCCTCTAACATCTTCACTCACCCCTTCTACCCTAGATGTGAGTTCAAACTCTACTACCGCCCCCCTGGGCCGGGCAGGAGGCGATGCGATGCATGCCAAAAAGAAGTCCTGGGATTCACATATCACTGCAAAAGATGCGACTTTGATTTGCATCCGTGCTGTGCAACTCTTCCACGGGTGCTAAATGATGGTGAAACTAATCTCTACTTGTCTCACAAATTTTCATGCCCATGTCATCACTGCGGAGGCAAAGGACTGGGCTGGTCGTACAGGTCTGAGAACAAATTGTACAATCTTCATGTCTCGTGCGTCAAGGAGTTGCTGGTGGAGAGCTGGCAAGCCACTTATTTCAATGTGGACAAGAACAAGGTAAGGGATCTGCAAACAGATATCCCCAAACTTAAAGGATCAGGTGCAAGAGGATCAGGGGGAAACCTGAGCAAAAAGGCTGGTGTGGCCATTCGTACTATAGTCTCTGCACTTCTTGGTGATCCTACGGCTATACTGGCTGCAGCAATCGGAGGTTTCTTCTCCTTATGAACctctgaataaatatatatatgtgcatttACTGCTTATATCTGGTGTGGTGTTGCAGTGTTCAGTGTATAAAGATGAAATCAAGTGTTTGACTGTGAATGTGAAGCAATAAAATTTAGACATATAGAGATTGTTGTGTGTACTCTTATCCATGAACGTATGGTGTTGGGCTTTTCAGCCCAAATACAAAGGGGTACCTGTGACGAGATTTTGTACAAAGAAGCggaaacatttttaataaatttcacaaaatatgaattaacatatcttttaaataaaattagtgaAACACTTAAACAATTTATAAGTCATATTGTTCAAACATTTTCTTTTGTCACATTATCCATATATTTTGATAAGATTTATAAATTGTATTTCGCACTCTTACACTTGAGtccaaaaacattttaatatgcAAAATTTTCGAAAATTTCATTTCGCAACTCGCTAGTATTTCACGACATTCTGCACTCTTTTCGTCAATCTCTgttaaatattcatatttaatgTTAATTAAGCTGggccctgacaaaaaaaaatgttaattaaGCTGGGGATAAAACGGGAATACGGTATTTTAACAGTCTTCTTCCGTATTTAACAGTATATAGCcctaaatatatatgtgtgtgtgtgtactatCCCCTGGTTATTTAGGGAGCACTACTAGTTGGAAGAGATTAGGAAGGTACATGCTATTGATACAACAATTGATAAAGAGAAAAACACAATTGAGTTAAGCCTGACCAAGCTTTGTCTCGAGAGAAACATTGTTCGGGGATTTTGGGGGGTTCGCCGGTCTTGAATGTTGCGTGTGAGAGGTACACTTTATCAAGACATTGGTAGGGAATTGAcaagaaattgttttaaaaatcggAAGGTGGTGTATATGGATTATGATAATTATGATGGGCAAAGTCTTGTGGTTAAGTTGCTGAGGAACACCACGTTGAGTGATTGGTTTATGGATTTTTTGGAGGATGAGGAAATGGAGATTCGACTTAATAGTTATCACCATCGAGGAGTGAAGAAGTTGGCTCAGCGTTTCATGCCTATGGCATTTGCACATGATGGGTTGGTTGAAGGGATTTATGATCCTGATGCTTATAATTTGGATGAGGGTAAGTTTATCATGGGGCTaataatggttggctaaattggatttgtaagacattatgttaAATTTGctaaacctgtaagacattttgcttcgatggtattggctatattggttggctataatttaaagatagtatgttattaatattttggattgttataaataaaatatatcaatttaatatggtaataagtgaTATATAATCTTCCTACATATTTTCTTACAGACGTATaacggatcgacaaatatagccttccataggaggttgactataattatagataacaggGTTGGAGCGGGAATTTTTGAAGCCAttagctataatttttatttttggtatgaaaACTggattttagctaagggttcttcatggttggagatgcttccaacggcgttggttataattgttggttaaattggacctgtaagatattAGGTGAAaattgctgaacctgtaagacattgtgcttcgatCGTagtggctatattggttgatcataatttaaaaatagtatgttattaatattgaaattgttataaatagaatatatcagtttaatatggtaacaATGATGTATAATTTTCTTACGAAttttttacagacctgtagaggttcgacaaatatagtcattcatAAGAGGTTGGCGTGGATGTGGTTGGAGTGTCAATTTTTGAAGAGATTGGTTATAATTTCTGTTTATGGTATGCCAACTAAACTTTTAGCTAAGAGCTGTTCATGggtggagatgctctaagagcatcttcaatcgTTGTCGAAATTGGATCTGTAAAATttattgaacctgtaagacattgtgcttcgatggtattggccATActgattggctataatttaaaaatagtatgttattaatatttagattattttaaatagaaaatatcaGTTTAAATATGTTagtaaatgatgtgtaatctttctacagatttcttacagacatgCAGAGgctcgacaaatttagtcatccataagaggttctaaaattatagacaagcGGTtggtatggttggagtgtgatttttttttttaggaaattggctatattttttatttttgatatgccaactcaattttagctaaggggttttcatggttggagatgctttaaTAGTGGgtttgtatattaatttttttaatgccTCAATTGTCCTCACTTATTAAACGGATCCGTTAAGTTTTGATCAAAGGGGTGTAGAATGAGGCACAAAATGTCAGTGGGTTGCGATATACAATTTCCAAAAGTTCGCATACTAAAACGTTGTTGGCCCCAAGTGTAGGGGTGCGATATACAATTGACTtttataataacttataaatcataacATATTTATCATTTACAATCCACATCTTaactatataatttaattaatttcaaaaaaaaaaactatataatttaatttaatttagtacTGTATGTTATTAAATGTACACGAAAATTACACGATACGTTTTGAAACGGATATGGGCTTAGTGTTATATACTGTAATTTAACAATACAAACAATGTGAGTAAATTGTAAAAAGCGGTTAAATACAATCTACAAATATTTAACTTTTGGTAcctatattatattcaaaattctGAATACTTTATAATAGTCTCGAgataaaaagataattgattatatgtaaatttcatATATCATCTTGATATTTATCaagataataaataatattgtaGATCGATCGACCCCAAGTGCCTCTCTTTATTATAAAGTTCAACATTATGAACTACACTAACACTAATATATATGATCACTAACACTAATAGATATGGTaagaaagaaatatatatatttctttcttATTATACTATAGTATCGGATCTGATAG
This genomic window contains:
- the LOC108227320 gene encoding F-box/LRR-repeat protein 10 isoform X1 → MSSEGSDPPQPAPPSSPSETLDLLPIALLGTILTKLDIPSICSAASTCKSFNSSASTILSFLPHFHLLDVAPSIGLLRPLLPPNNPHLQTLHLDCARLDDSSLDCLLRPSLRHVSLHNCADFSGSLLSQLGIRCKLLRSLYLSSVADKRWRSMCVSDLEQLLTGCTQLETLSLMFDVSIFLRPNFARVWPLASAKITCLEIGYISSVMVTELLSPILGPQQSPSHMQCSILPNIHKLWLAVDYITDTMIGTISKSLVSLTHLDLRDAPIIEPSVTIDLTNSGLQLINPHGKLKHLSLIRSQEFVATYFKRVNDLGILLMADRCESMESICLGGFCRVTDTGFKTILHSCTSLYKFKVTYGSQLTDLVFHDIDATSLALTHVSLRWCNLLTNLSFVRLASNRNLSVLDLRDCRNLGDSSLKAIGTLHKLKTLLLDGSDISCVGLSYLKESVMHSIVSLSVRGCKRLTDKCISILFDGSSSRELRELDLSNLPNLSDATVLLLAKSRVQLVELRMRQCPLIGDTSVMALASMQADDDTWRGSSLQLLDLFNCGGITPISFRWLKKPYFPRLRWLGVTGLVNRELVDALARSRPFLRVSYCGEELGTNQWDNSNDMYMHDYEEVDELEQWLLDDDNEIADEEMVDAADDVEA
- the LOC108227320 gene encoding F-box/LRR-repeat protein 10 isoform X2, with translation MFDVSIFLRPNFARVWPLASAKITCLEIGYISSVMVTELLSPILGPQQSPSHMQCSILPNIHKLWLAVDYITDTMIGTISKSLVSLTHLDLRDAPIIEPSVTIDLTNSGLQLINPHGKLKHLSLIRSQEFVATYFKRVNDLGILLMADRCESMESICLGGFCRVTDTGFKTILHSCTSLYKFKVTYGSQLTDLVFHDIDATSLALTHVSLRWCNLLTNLSFVRLASNRNLSVLDLRDCRNLGDSSLKAIGTLHKLKTLLLDGSDISCVGLSYLKESVMHSIVSLSVRGCKRLTDKCISILFDGSSSRELRELDLSNLPNLSDATVLLLAKSRVQLVELRMRQCPLIGDTSVMALASMQADDDTWRGSSLQLLDLFNCGGITPISFRWLKKPYFPRLRWLGVTGLVNRELVDALARSRPFLRVSYCGEELGTNQWDNSNDMYMHDYEEVDELEQWLLDDDNEIADEEMVDAADDVEA